Below is a window of Arabidopsis thaliana chromosome 2, partial sequence DNA.
TAACCTTTTTAGTGTTAATACATCTTAATTTAGTCATTATGAAGATTGCATGACAGATCTACAAAACTTCTTACAGTGACGTAGACGTagtttgattaattttaatacatatttgttttggtaacaCCTACAAACTTCTTACAACATGATCCACCGATGACCGATGTGTGAATGTGAACATTAACCGATTTGTGTGAATATGAACATTAACCGATTTGTGTGAATGTTCACTATATGCATGGACATTCATCAATATCCCAAAGTTACTTTATCGTGTACGTATACTTTATATCGATATATATCTACTTATTAtgcacttttatttaatttcataaaattttgtgcactttaatttctttctccatcattttgattttcagaaaaaagaGCATGAATCAGTTATTTAGTCCAAAAAGATTGTAATTTTACAACACAAAAATGCTCCCAATATAAGTTTAAGAAAGTATCATCCCACTATATTTTACTTCAATTgtagttttgaatttttcgtTTGTATGGAGTTGTAgcatatttttataatcttaAAACAATCTCATATAACTTTGTGGTGGTGAGTGGGTCATTTGAccccaaatttttttttattttatgttatttaaggttataaataaattaaaaaaaaatagcatggAGTCAATTAACCCACTCACCACAATTTAGCTCTACATGTGATTATATACTACCCGAGTTACCAATATTTCATATACATGTCGACATTTACATCAACATGTATATGAAATATCGGTAACTCATAAATCACTAGTAAATTACAAGTTGATATAAACATATCTACTTAATCGAGAAAATGACACATTCATGGAAGAAAGTATTGATTTGATGCGGAATTCATGCTTGGTATGCTACTTGTAACACACTTCAAATATAATTCTGGTATTTTTACCGTACGATAATCAATAAAagtctttgattttgatttgtaatttgtctttatctaaatttaataaatcttTGCACAAATTTGCAAGCAACAATCTTTCGAGATGGACACGTACCTAGTAGTCCAATCCCAACAGTATAGTATATATCGACTTAGGTGGTTAACTAATGACAGATTCCATTTCTTagctaaattttgtttttaacctATTTGgctattttatgttttgactcTTCGAATACTCCCTATGTTCCAATTTCCAAGTAGTCTTGGACTACTCTTGGCTTGTTTAAGGTCTTTTCATAATCATTAACTATCTTCTTTTAAGTATGTTTTACTAATCCTGAAACGTTTTCTTTCCACTGATTAATCAGCAACTTCTGCAACGTTTTCTTTCCATTGATTGACCCAAACAGCATGTTGTGCTAATCTTTAGAAATAAAACGTCACGATGTGTTATACTGATGATCACTTAAACACACGCCTTTTATTATCACAGCGACCATAATCGAACAGTGTCAGTGTCTTTATTATTCATCAGTTAATCTTGACTGTccattaaaaatttgatgacGTGTCCTTCCAAGGTAACTTTTAACCTTCTAACGTCTTTTTAActaaagtaaaagtaaaaatataaaaaaagtgaaatatctagagagagacagagagccCATTTGGTGCGGAGGTTGACAGAGCTTTAGTTCCGTACAAATGGCGAGTAAGAAGGTTGACGGAGAAGGAAAAGGGAAAGCTATAGCGAATACGAGGATGCTTCGAAGCATGGATCGAAAGACTCGAAGCGATACTAAGCGAGATGGTTCTTCTTCTAAGCTCATGAAGATCGAATctccggagaagaagaaacggaaGACGACGAAAGCGAAGAATGTTGGAGCtgcgaagaagaaggtaaagaaagaagaggtaGCTGTGAAAATCgagaaagaggaggaggaagatgatgatgctgcagagaaagaagaagatgacgactccgataagaagaagattgtgatCGAGCATTGGTAAACGAAATGTCTCTCTCggctttggtttttttcttttagagttTCTGGAGAAAATTGGGGGAAAATGTAGTAGCGAGTATTTAGGGATTTTGTTCTCCGATATTGAAGCTAATCTTTGGTTTTGTACACAATGTGTCATTCGCCTATATAATTGATTCAATTTCGTTGCTTAGGTTGAAATGTGATCTATTATCGTATTTGGTTATGTTTCTTAGTGTGGTTTTGATTGATGTTAGGTTTCGTTATGTTGctgatgtttgtttgttgttgttttcctGAAGCAAACAATGCAAATCATTCAAGGAGAGGGCTAATGAGGTGAAGGAAGGTCTAGAGGAAGCTGTTCCTGGCATCATTGTCACTGTGAATCCTGATAAGGTAGTGAATCTTTTGCTGCAGATGTATATATTTGTCATTGATGCTTGTTGTTTATGATTGTTTGTACCAATGTGTGCATTAATAAGCTAattctttcctttttgatCTGCTTTAACAGCCAAGGCGTGGTTGCTTTGAGATTCGAGAGGAAGGCGGCGAGACATTCATCAGTCTTTTGGTAAGTTTTTCACTCTCATACTTGAATGTAGTATGCCAGTTAGTCGCACTTATGTGAGTGACTTGTTCCAGTTGGATTGATGTTTCTCGTCGTGTCTGTATCTATTCGCATAACATAGTTTCTTTGATggtatactttaaaaagtgaaaatcaactttattttcttaagcTCACACGAAATTGAGGCTATTTTTGCTGAGTCAACTGATCACCAATGAGGTTTTGTTAGAGCATTCATAAAATGGCCTTTGGTTGTTTGCTTTTTAACTGAATCAAGTTGAGTGCTAAGTTGtttgaaataagaacaaaCTAGCAGATCTGATTGTTAGTGACTAGGTGTacaataagaaaatgtttgcTTTCATGTTCTTTATTCTCAGATGTATATAGAAGATGATGTGATTTTCTTATGTAGGCTATGAAGCGCCCATTTACACCGATGAAGGAACTTAACATGGAAGAGGTCATTGCGGACATCGTAGAGAAGATTAAGTAACACAGCTAGTAGGTTCTACCAATGCCGAGTCTTTCGTTTCCTCCTTGGCCCTCGGCTAATAGGCTTCAATATCTGACTATCTAGAGCAACTGCAGGATTTTTTAGgcttaattttgatatattggTGAAAACCATTTGAGCACGGTTTCGTCGTTTGGTAGTGCTTGATCGGCTTTGTGCAGTTTCTTTATGCTAAAACTTCCTGATATATATGGGATTAAGTCTGTCTTCGTAATGCTAGTTTGAAGCAATTCGTTTCGTTTCATTTATTGTTGGATTGTGTTTGGCGTTCAATTACGTTACGGATTGGATGAATGAAGATAAAACATTTAGTTACAATGTGGTAATACAAGCTTCACAGGACAGAACATCACACTTTCATTGTCTAATGATAAATGATTGAGGTACAATAATGTGAGTAGAAATTGTTAGTGTCTTTGATCCACTTCGTATCACCATTGCCTCTGTCTATGTTCGAGTCTCATTATCAGTTTAATTTATCCTCGACTCGCTGTCTTAAATCATCTTAGAACCCAACAAAGCTAGCCACAAACCCGAGAACAAGGACAGCACCGAAGCTCAAACCGGTGTTAGAAGCAGAAGAAGGTGGTTCAGCCTCATCAGCTGCtgccatcttcttcttgccaGACTTATCTGGAGCTGGAGCTGGAGAATCACTTTCTGATGGTGCAGATGCAGGTGCGGTTTCTGGAGCTAAACCAGGAGGAGCATCTGCATAATCCCCTTCATCAGCAGGAGCTGGAGCTGGAGTGGCTGCACCCTTCTTGGGAGATGGGGCCGGTGGTGAAGACAtgggtggtggtggaggaacCTTAACCGGAGACCCGAGTCCAGGTGCCACAATGGGCATGCTGATCTGGACCACAGAGAGATTGTACGGGTTACGGAAAACGGTTGTGATGTATTCAGCGGTTTGAGGAGCGCCTTTCACACCAGAACCAAAGTAAATCTTTCCGTTAGATTTGGTGCAGTTGAGGAAACCGTTTTGCTGTTGGCCCAAACCGGTGGACTGGTAAAGGGTAGTGAGCAATGTGCTCTTTTCCTTGAGAGCCTTGAGCTTAAGCTCATCAAAGTAGTCAAGAACCACATGGTTCATAAGAATGTTCTTGACCTCTTCCTCGGGTCTACCAGAGATGGAACCGATAGCATCGTTGTTAAGGGCCAGCACGGTGATGGTCTGACGTTTGTTGATAATTGGTGTGAGCTCGGTCTTGGCAAGAAGCTCGGTCATGGTGCTGAATTCAGGGTATTTCTCGAGCACTCGGGTTATGTTAACCGCTGATACAATGGATGAAACAGCGAGTAAGATGGTGAGACAgaggagagaagaggagaCCTTGAGACCCATCTTTGGGTGTCTTTGTTTATTACCCTTATTATTCTATAGTAAAAGCTCAAACCTCAAAGCCTGAGTTTGCAATAAGAGGATCAGGTTGGGTATATATACAGACCTTAAGAGGAGCTCAAGATTAATGGTGGAGAGACATTtacttatatttgttttggctAAATTTGAACATGACTTTATTGTTACCTCTATATTTGGCTTTAGactgttttatttttacctTTGGTTCTGAGGTTTGCGTTATTGATACAGAGCCAACGTAGACAAGTCCATCCTAATCTTTATTAAGTCAATTCTTCAACAACTTGAGGTCCGAAGCTAGAATCAGGAAGTTGTGACAGGGTCATAggatgttttattttatttattttatttttgaagatatgttttaccaacaagaaaaaaggaaatacaacaataaaaatgcttttaagaagataataagaaagaaaggacaatatggaagaaaaaaaaggaaattacaTTAACGCGTTAGAACAAATTATCCTCAAgagttttcttgtttatataaacataacaTTACACCTTCACTTCTCCACAATTTCAGATTTCACAACAATCTCCTCTCCCATACGACTAatcttttctctctatctctgaGTTTTGTCTAATTTCACTACGATCGACGATGGAAACTGAATCAATCAAACTCGATGTTCAAGTAACGACTACGTCTCAAGATCCGTCGTTAGGGTTGTTAAGCACGGTAATAATCACTCTTGACAGAGATCTGGAGGAATATGACGAGAATGTTGATAGCATCAAGAGCCTCGGATCTTACCCTGATTCTTCTACTCCCGACGAGTCACTAATCATTCTGAAACTCCCAACCTCCGAACCAGACTACATCTATCTAACTCTCCGTAGCAAACTCAAAGATCATCTCCACGATCATGTCTTGTCCGAAGAAATAGCTGATCAGATTTTCGAAGCCCAACTAGGAACTCAAAGTATTGATCAGTTTCCGTTTCAACAACCTTTATTCATGCTAGTCTCCGTCAAATTGACACAGAAGTTATACACCTACGCGCCTTGTAACGCTTCTCCGTTGGCAACAGATTTGACTAAGAGAGCAAAGTAGAAGAATCGAACTCGCATCTGTTTCATGAAGATTGTGTCGTTACTCATGTTCTCTGTGGGGAACCTGTTTACGAACAACAAGAgtctaattagggttttattcGTGTGTCGCAAGTCTAAGTTTAGTTTTAATCTCTGTCGTAGACGTTTAAGATgctaattagggttttctcaTTGTCTATGTATTGATCTCAATACCTTTTTGTTGACAACATTCAATGCAGTTTACTTTAATAAAACTCAGAGTCTCAATTTGAAATTCACTTAAAAATTGTCATTACAAGTTTGATACTTGTATGATACACAACATTGATGTTAAAATCGAATTTTTATTCAGATAAAAGACAAGTGAACTTGAAGAACTAAAATTCAGATTCTCGAATTGTAATGCTTACATTAcaagtttgtttcttgtttttaacaaaaatcttgATTGGCAAGcaacataaatttttatctGAACCAAGAACAGTATTCGTTTAGAAAGATGAAataaacaaggaaacaatctAATACCAGACTTAAGCAGGCGTTCATTGTTACGGGAAGCGAGATGTTCAGCAGAAATATCGGCCTCTGCGAAGTGTGtattgtgaatttgtgattttgagACATGTTCCTATGTGCCTGAGGGTCTGTGAATTCATGCCCTAAGCTTTCAACTTCTATCTTCATCTGAGACATAGCAGCAGGACCATGAAGCTTCTTTTGTAGAAGCCTTCTTAGCCTTTGACACTCTTTTTCAAGTCTTGCAATCTTTTTCACACCTTCCAGATGCTGCTTATTTGCGATTTCCGCTGACTTCAAACTcatgtttttctcttcattgTTGCGGATCTCAATTTCTCTCTCAGCAAACTGAAGATTAGTCTTTCAGCTTTTCCACATCAGCTTCAGCTTTAGACCTCTCCTCACTAATCTTTACTATCATCTCAGATCGTTCTTGCAACGATCTAGTGAGTGCTGCATTGTCAGAAGCTACTCGGTGAAGTCCTTGGCTCAATTCATCGATCTTTTCTTCAAGCATAGCTTTGATCTTTCCCCAGTGAGTGGTCTTAGCAAGAGTCACATCTTGCAGCTTCTGGTCACTCTTATCTGCAGCTTTAAGAGTGTTACAGATTCAAGTTGACGTTTAAGTGCTaaagaacaaaagacaaaTCAGTAACAAAAACATCTTTAAACAGTctgtattttctaaatttctaataCTAACACACAAGAATTGCTCACATAACATCTCAAGAACTATGAAAGGTTTTGTGCTCTAACCTGAAACAGCTGCTTCAGCGACTTTTCCATGTTAAAGAATCATTCTTTAGTCGTAAACTCAGAGTAAGCATGATTGAGTCTTTCTTTAAGATTTAACTTCAACTTCAAATAATTTGGCCTGATCCTCTATTTTACTCATACGTGTGTATGACTCGATAGTTATCTGAACATAGTCTGTGTTCTTACACTTCTCCTGacaatcaaaacacaaaagacttacaaatgaaatttataaattatcaaaactgACACATTAGGACTACTAATCTCATATAAAAGCAGAGATCCTGATTCTCCAGAGAAGCTATAGGACATAGAACAAACAAGAGTTGACTCATTTCCAACAACCGGTTTCACAGTCGTGGCTTTGTCCCAAGACTTGCTCTTCCATGGCCAATCTTTTTGGTAGTTTTagcttcatttttttggtatatatatatatatagattagtTTCGGTTTCGAATTTTACAGTTGGATTTAGGTGAACTATATTGGTTGGAAACTCctcttaaattgatatataGGATTAAATGTTTTACATAAGACCCTAAAACTTTCGATGATTGCAGCACATAAACCACTCTTTTCAAGTATGTTGAACACATTAGCGTTTTGGATAATCCAATTTTCTACACGAAAAGCAACTTTTCActtgaaatatgtttttgcCAGCTTAAGTCAGAGAAAACATGAATACTATAGAGGTCTTTAAAAAgcatttgataaaatattaggTTGCTCCCAAGTAACATATAACACAATTAGCACATCAACATGATGataaccagaaaaaaaaaaaaaaaatcaaagagattgTGAAATATCACAATTTATCTAACAATCTCTTTATTattgtaacaaaatatattttggttattagtTAAAGTATTTGAAGAACTACTCTTGCCGTCTTCGGGACGCACGCAGTGGGCTAGTCTGGGCCCATTGGGCTTGGGATACCTGggttatccaaaaaaaaatatatatatatatatatatattttggttattagtTAAAGTATTTGaggaaaatcaaacaacaCAATATAAACCGGCAAATTACAATAGGAAAAATGGTTTGGTTTAAGCACTCTGGTATAACGAGATGTTTtaccaacaagaaaaaaaggaaacaaggTAATATGGAGAAAAGGAAATTACATTAACGGTTAGAATAAAGAAAGGAAATTACAATTAACGCGTTCGAACAATTATAATCAGAGTTTTGCTTATATAAACATAACATTACACATTCACTTCTCCACAATTTCAGATTTCACTACAATCTCCTCTCTCATCTAATCTTTTACGaatcatctttctctctgattttttgtctaattttcACTACGAGAATGGATACTGAATCATTCAAACTCGATGTTCATGTTCAGGCTTGGTCTCAAGGTCGGTCATTAGGGTTCTTAAGCACCGTAGTAATCAGTCTACATAGAGAAGTCGAGGAATTTCTCattaaagagaaagatgatagTGTCACGAGTCTCGGTTCTTACCCTGATTCTTCTTGCCACGACCCACTAATCTCTCTGAAACTACCATGTTTTAAACCAAACGACGTCTTTCACCGTCTCCAAAGCCAACTCCACGATCATGTCATGTCCGAACAGATATCTTCTAAGATTGTCGAAGCCCAACGACAAAGAAGTCAAAGTTTTTACTCACAACAACAACCTTTATTCATGATTGTCTCTGTCAAATTGACTCAAAAGGTATACAGTGTTGTCCCTTGTATTTCTTCTCCGTCAGCAACAGATGTggaccaagaagaagaatcggaGACTTGTGCAATCTGTTTGGAGAATATGTCGAGATCTGAGAATTATTGCCAGATGCCTTATTGTAAGCATTGTTATCATGAAGGATGTGTCACCAAGTGGGTGATTGGTCATAATAACTCTTGCCCTCTCTGTCGCAAACCTGTTGACAAATAGCAGAgtctaattagggttttattttgtggtCTTTAGTGACTTTGTAAACTTAGCTTGTTTCGGAAgtgtgtttagggttttcacttttatgtttcattgttttgtctAGAggcaaattagggttttcagaGTTTAtgtatctgtttttgttggtAACATGTAATTGCAGTTTCATTTACAAGTTTGATTCTAGTATGCGACATTGCAACACAAAACGCTGTCTTAAACCAAATATAGTTTcagattaaacaaaaaatcaactttGAACTTTTGAAGTTGGCTTACcaaattgaaagaaacaaggaaacaatccAACACCAGAATTAAGCATGACACTACCAAAGTTTCAGAAGTGAACTAGACGTGATCCTAATAGTTCTGGATATTGAAACATCTTTTAAATCACCAGACAATACTAATGACTCTATCTACGGATTAACCAAACTCTAGATGACTATTAGATAGATCAAAGCTCCACGTGCTTGAAGTGATACTCATCGATTGTCGAGTATATTAGACCATCTCCTTCCAGTGATTGAACAACGCCCCTATAAACAcatcagtaaaaaaaacaaagcaaactCATGAGCTCAACAACTCTGAATGTAATAAAGAGAGATAGATGTTataaggagaaagaaagaaaaaaagcataCTCTAGCTTGTTTTTTGGGATCTTCAACTGCTGAGCAATTTCATCGATATGTATCCCCTGTTGTCTTGCACTGCAGTGAACAGAACTATTATTAGACCAGTTTTTTAAGTGGAGCAATGGGGGCAGCAATGAGAAAATTCAAACTCACGTGCAAGCAGGTTGCTTTAGATAGTCTAGAATCATATCATCCAAGTTCTTGCGCCCATTGCCATCATTGTTTTGAGAAGAAACCACCTAAAAACGAGCAACAATAATGAGATTCTATTTCTAAGTACAGAAACAAATGTCatgaagaaaaccaaaaaaaaaaaaacttggtgAATTCATCATACAGGGTTCAATAGTGTTGCCTGGTTTGTGTTTGATCCACCTTGAAATGTGGTGTTAACTGACTGAGTGACATCACCGACTTGTTGTCTCTATTGAGAAAGCACAAGTCAGAGAGGGAGGTTCGATTGCAAATTGTGAACAACACAATTTATCTTTTGCTATATTGCATTTTCTTTACCTGTGATTCAGAGTTCTGGGAGTAGAAGTGTATACACTCAATGTAGTGAAAAGTAACCTCATTGAAGTCCATAATAGGCCTGCAACACAAAACAGAcgatttcatataaatatctAACAAAGCTTATACAGAACATACCAACGTCTATTGCCAATGGTAACGGAATCAAAAGCATTTCACaaccaaaaatacaaaacatacctcacagagaaaacaagaagctGAGTTTTGCCCTGAAAAGTCTTCAAATGACCACTGAGGCGCACATAAGTTCCATCTCTGTTTCACAGCTAACAATTAGAAAAcacatccaaaaccaaaaatgtgaTCTCACCacataaatcaaacaaaaaccaaagataCTAACCGCACAGACTCCATTTCTCTAGCGTCGAAAGTTTCACTCACCCTATAAGAAAGGCACAACAACACCAATTACAAACTTCATAAACTAACCACTGCACCGAAAAACAACTCTTGCATCTATCAAAAGGTAAAGTTTCCGAGTATTTACCATCTTTTACAGTCAATTCGTCCTGTTCCATCATCAAGAGTGAATCTAACTTCTGTGACTTTAGATTCATCTTTGTCACACACTAATCCAACAAGTGAAACCTGAATTATACCAAAAACATCACACAATTGAGTAAAAGTTTGACCATATTGACGAATAACGGTAATAAACAAAGAGATCTAGAAATGGTATTTACGTTTGTTAGTGAGATTCCATTGATGACGAGACCAGATTTTTCACCACTGGATTGGAAACATTCGGTGATTTGCTTCACCGTCACTGGAACAAGACCTTGAAAATCACGATTCTGCATATTCCCACAAAACATATACAGAGCAGATTTAGCAATTCCAAAATCGATTGTTACAGAGAAACGTTTAGCGATTCGGAAACTTTCGATCTGTAGCCTAATCGGTGGAATTGAACGAAATGGAAGATGGATTATATTACCTTagcggtggaggaggaggattcGTAGGCTTGAGAAGGTTGAGAAGACATGAATCCGCCGCCGGAGAAGCCGGAATTAGGCTCGAATTGGCTGCTGGAGAACATTTTCGAAGCTACGAAATCGGAAAATCGAAAGTAACTGTGAAGAGATTTAGGAAGTTGAAAAGTGATCAAAGTAAAGGGAAGAGAAGATTTTGGGGGAATTTTAATAGCGACGAAAGAATTTTTGGGGGATTTTCCCTCCAATTTTGATTAGAGCTTCCCGCCAATTAGGGCGAGGTAAATCTATaatataattactttttaataaattcaGTTCTCCGGTTTACTCTCAGTTCAGTTTATTCGACTCAAAAGCTTTCCGGTTTAGAAGACTTATGATTTCGATGGGCTCCTGTGAAGTTGGGCTGTTGGACTTTGGAAAGAGTTAGGCTTTAAACTTGttcctctctcttttgaaACAGTAGTGCCTGTAAGAGAGAGCAATAGAGTGATAAATAATAAAGAGATATAGTGGATGATGCAAGATATTCGTGTCGAGATTTACTCGCGGTTTGTGAGGAACTCGTAAATCGACCTGTGCATTTACCTTTATACAATTTATCAAGATAGCTAGAGAAAGTGAAGTCGAGAGCATTCGTTATCTAAAACAAATGTATAGATAAGTGAAAAGTG
It encodes the following:
- the RPA2 gene encoding replicon protein A2 (replicon protein A2 (RPA2); CONTAINS InterPro DOMAIN/s: Winged helix-turn-helix transcription repressor DNA-binding (InterPro:IPR011991), Nucleic acid-binding, OB-fold-like (InterPro:IPR016027), Nucleic acid-binding, OB-fold (InterPro:IPR012340), Replication protein A, subunit RPA32 (InterPro:IPR014646), Replication protein A, C-terminal (InterPro:IPR014892), Nucleic acid binding, OB-fold, tRNA/helicase-type (InterPro:IPR004365); BEST Arabidopsis thaliana protein match is: Replication protein A, subunit RPA32 (TAIR:AT3G02920.1); Has 30201 Blast hits to 17322 proteins in 780 species: Archae - 12; Bacteria - 1396; Metazoa - 17338; Fungi - 3422; Plants - 5037; Viruses - 0; Other Eukaryotes - 2996 (source: NCBI BLink).); this translates as MFSSSQFEPNSGFSGGGFMSSQPSQAYESSSSTAKNRDFQGLVPVTVKQITECFQSSGEKSGLVINGISLTNVSLVGLVCDKDESKVTEVRFTLDDGTGRIDCKRWVSETFDAREMESVRDGTYVRLSGHLKTFQGKTQLLVFSVRPIMDFNEVTFHYIECIHFYSQNSESQRQQVGDVTQSVNTTFQGGSNTNQATLLNPVVSSQNNDGNGRKNLDDMILDYLKQPACTARQQGIHIDEIAQQLKIPKNKLEGVVQSLEGDGLIYSTIDEYHFKHVEL